From a single Papaver somniferum cultivar HN1 unplaced genomic scaffold, ASM357369v1 unplaced-scaffold_133, whole genome shotgun sequence genomic region:
- the LOC113333620 gene encoding glutamic acid-rich protein-like, translating to MDDYRRRMDRVQRRVLAAEEKLRSRADGVPSDSDASEDEPIWVPRDLKIKPDRRTKEINKLVKADLEAEHEKEEYWDSLHRDPEIHPDFVNGPDSDSDEEFEEDSEKDDDDESDNSGKSDDSDESNE from the coding sequence ATGGATGATTATCGACGAAGAATGGACCGGGTCCAGCGTAGAGTGCTAGCAGCTGAGGAGAAACTTCGATCTCGAGCTGACGGTGTACCCTCTGACTCTGATGCTTCGGAAGATGAACCCATATGGGTGCCACGAGATCTCAAGATTAAGCCAGACCGGCGTACCAAGGAGATCAATAAACTGGTCAAAGCTGACCTTGAAGCTGAGCATGAAAAAGAAGAGTACTGGGATTCCCTGCATAGAGATCCTGAGATTCATCCAGACTTCGTCAATGGCCCCGATAGTGATtccgatgaagaatttgaagaggACTCCgagaaagatgatgatgatgaatctgataattCTGGAAAATCTGATGACTCTGATGAATCTAACGAGTAG